One window from the genome of Anopheles merus strain MAF chromosome 3R, AmerM5.1, whole genome shotgun sequence encodes:
- the LOC121597792 gene encoding uncharacterized protein LOC121597792: MPGQRSSLWSFFTRDPTGKTAKCALCNQLMSVEKSTYSNLRRHILRKHPSRRNEVAPREKTLHNAMWKHFSKEPEKRAKCRHCGTVLTYKYTTSSLGRHMQNKHVKILLEEQQSSAGLYEEEYEEVYEEEEEEEQEQGVFPVHSDEERSQYVAGACVSGNESDGEMECGGGLIELQPVKNDGLTEPIKLEIVDLNPEPTSNDDPDHELIEGNIHHHHHQSSRYDEEAVMMHHHPNHELGQEDDLSEVIEETVIGQIMGPEDTAHPGPADPTATEDEERKASAGCLISSSMKHINTKVATFAVHTALEMESLAAQQRIIAQKLVSDILFNAKLDNLDENSLVIVRVGTFERE; encoded by the exons ATGCCCGGTCAACGTTCCAGCCTGTGGTCCTTCTTCACCAGAGACCCAACGGGAAAAACAGCCAAATGCGCCCTCTGCAACCAGCTAATGTCGGTGGAAAAGTCAACGTACTCCAATCTGCGCAGACACATCCTGAGGAAGCATCCTTCCAGACGAAACGAGGTCGCACCACGT GAAAAGACACTACACAATGCGATGTGGAAACACTTCAGCAAGGAGCCAGAAAAGCGGGCCAAATGCCGGCACTGCGGTACGGTGCTCACGTACAAGTACACGACGTCCAGCCTGGGCCGGcacatgcaaaacaaacacgtcAAGATACTGCTGGAGGAGCAGCAAAGCAGCGCGGGCCTGTACGAGGAGGAGTACGAGGAGGTgtacgaggaggaggaggaggaggagcaggagcaAGGGGTGTTTCCGGTGCACAGCGACGAAGAGCGTAGCCAGTACGTTGCGGGTGCTTGCGTGTCGGGCAATGAGTCGGACGGGGAAATGGAGTGTGGCGGTGGGTTGATTGAACTGCAGCCGGTGAAAAACGATGGACTGACGGAACCGATCAAGCTGGAG ATCGTTGACCTAAATCCGGAACCAACCTCGAATGACGATCCGGATCATGAACTGATCGAGGGCAACatacaccatcatcatcaccagtcAAGCCGG TACGACGAAGAAGCGGTCATGATGCACCACCACCCCAACCATGAGCTCGGACAGGAGGACGACCTGTCGGAGGTAATAGAGGAGACGGTGATAGGACAAATCATGGGCCCGGAGGATACGGCACACCCCGGCCCGGCCGACCCAACGGCAACGGAGGATGAAGAGCGGAAAGCTAGTGCCGGCTGCCTGATAAGCTCCAGCATGAAACATATTAACACCAAAGTGGCCACATTCGCCGTCCATACGGCGCTCGAGATGGAAAGCTTGGCGGCGCAGCAGCGAATAATAGCGCAAAAGCTCGTATCGGACATACTGTTCAATGCAAAGTTGGATAATTTAGATGAAAACTCGCTGGTGATCGTGCGCGTTGGAACGTTCGAACGCGAATGA
- the LOC121597793 gene encoding uncharacterized protein LOC121597793 isoform X1: protein MPNTLKSNAIVWHHFSKDPQEKRGKCLHCGQLISYEKSTLSNLRRHLYRKHEEVLRHERDTDTKQFESVPVHYVWEHFIKQPEEKAKCVYCYSVLGCPKNVVGNLIRHLKSRHPSLVLEQQRGQEALFEEVSRTQYHAESIEDSLGTSTSLQELELELDADLFSAEVHQIDGTNLPSSVKIELVHPDTESCPDDADQEVIEEEIINESQQEINCEDMDASSQYEEHVHHPDEMLSPQTMEESIVRTSTLPGENKELELNESPRRQDNFFSIGMKDISMKTAIYATNVAMELEGLPLRQRIFAQKLIADVMFHAKLDNLTEYAMILGKVNRPFDV, encoded by the exons ATGCCCAATACCCTCAAATCCAATGCCATCGTGTGGCACCACTTCAGCAAAGATCCGCAGGAGAAACGGGGCAAATGTTTGCACTGCGGTCAGCTGATAAGTTACGAAAAGTCGACCCTATCGAACCTGCGCCGGCATTTGTATAGGAAGCATGAGGAAGTGTTGCGACACGAGCGCGATACGGATACG AAACAGTTCGAGAGCGTACCGGTACACTACGTGTGGGAACACTTTATCAAGCAGCCGGAGGAAAAGGCCAAATGCGTTTACTGCTACTCCGTGCTGGGCTGCCCGAAGAACGTGGTGGGCAATTTAATACGCCACCTAAAGTCACGCCATCCCTCGCTGGTGCTGGAGCAGCAACGCGGACAGGAGGCGCTGTTTGAGGAAGTGTCCCGCACCCAATACCATGCCGAATCGATCGAAGATTCGTTAGGCACCAGCACCTCGCTGCAAGAGCTGGAGCTCGAACTGGATGCTGATCTCTTCTCGGCCGAAGTGCACCAGATCGATGGGACCAATCTGCCTTCATCGGTTAAGATTGAG CTCGTGCATCCAGATACCGAATCCTGTCCCGATGACGCAGATCAGGAAGTGATCGAGGAGGAGATTATAAACGAATCACAGCAGGAGATCAATTGTGAGGATATGGATGCTTCCAGCCAGTATGAGGAGCATGTTCACCACCCGGACGAAATGCTTTCCCCCCAGACGATGGAAGAATCGATCGTACGCACCAGCACGTTGCCCGGGGAAAACAAGGAGCTGGAGCTGAATGAATCCCCGCGGCGGCAGGACAACTTCTTCTCCATTGGTATGAAAGACATCAGCATGAAGACGGCCATCTACGCCACGAACGTTGCCATGGAGCTGGAGGGTTTGCCGCTGCGGCAGCGGATCTTTGCGCAAAAGCTGATCGCGGATGTGATGTTTCACGCCAAGCTGGACAACCTGACGGAGTACGCGATGATACTGGGGAAGGTCAATCGGCCATTCGATGTTTAA
- the LOC121595299 gene encoding ets DNA-binding protein pokkuri isoform X2: MKLLPIPLSPLNAPPPLGLWNSELLWRYPPAPPSPLADLKTQLPPQLNTDPRIWGRDEVVVFLRFCEREFDLPKFDLDLFQMNGKALCVLTKNDLAERSPGAGDVLHNVLQMLIRDAQTLHRHLPSSPVTPTGRYPLSPHSHPPTPNWSALAPPDSPFFHSSHLQQFMAASNSVTLSPAPSIDSQAGSPPSQSHGEQNMFQQQQQQQQQQHHHQQQPPKSSSGAGSSSSSSTSSSTNGSGGNGSSANGGAAGPATNGTNGLISSSSSSSTTSSVASSTSSSVSNQSDSDEEHATVGNGTAATSTTGPGSSNGNGYHPLPLSHPDSKLPLIATHPPQQSPPLTPISKETQHLGQLQLLDTKTLQYPVSSLLNGSSSNGGSNGGSSREREPSSSSAAATAAAVAAAVLGLKGAASNGGGSSGSSGSGSAPSTPGAFLPVKREFFPDSPEPNTNGRLLWDFLQQLLNDPSQRYSSYIAWKCRDTGVFKIVDPAGLAKLWGKQKNHLSMNYDKMSRALRYYYRVNILRKVQGERHCYQFLRNPTELKSIKNISLLRQTMAASQAAAAAAAAQSNGNGGGGASERNGDRGASSVVGNGSASNGGSSNNPLMSLLPNGANIHHLAAAAAAAAASQNGPLSPSSSSPSSSPSALHHHHHHLQQQHQAAAAAAAAAAAIHSHHLAVQNGAAGGAGGGPHQRNIKMETDLDDLKPTDLSTNDRKFSYGSPVNGTDCYPLIRNANGLTTIQLLRQQQQQQQQSEAGSPPSSPTPLSINSQSLHTISSNLHHLHQQQLQAQAAAAAAIAAAAEARHQQDAAEQQQQQQDHPLHHQSSSSPHHQHQHHHHPARNGSRSSSTSGASDHDHREPHDRDRDTPSPANSESSAHQQQSQQQHHHSMHVKSDDDSMMPTDLSKSEPMYYK, encoded by the exons ATGAAGCTACTACCGATCCCGCTCTCCCCGCTCAACGCCCCGCCGCCCCTGGGGCTGTGGAACTCAGAGCTACTCTGGCGCTACCCGCCCGCTCCGCCCAGCCCGCTGGCCGACCTGAAGACACAGCTCCCGCCCCAGCTCAACACAGACCCGCGCATCTGGGGCCGCGATGAGGTGGTCGTCTTTCTGCGCTTCTGCGAGCGCGAGTTCGACCTGCCCAAGTTCGATCTCGACCTGTTCCAGATGAACGGCAAGGCACTGTGCGTGCTGACCAAGAACGATCTGGCCGAGCGCAGCCCGGGCGCCGGCGACGTCCTGCACAACGTGCTGCAGATGCTGATCCGCGACGCCCAGACGCTGCACCGCCATCTGCCGAGCAGTCCGGTCACGCCGACCGGCCGCTACCCGCTGTCGCCCCACAGCCACCCGCCCACGCCGAACTGGAGTGCGCTGGCCCCGCCGGACAGCCCGTTCTTTCACAGCTCGCACCTGCAGCAGTTTATGGCGGCGTCGAACTCGGTCACACTCAGCCCAGCGCCGTCGATCGATTCGCAGGCCGGCAGCCCACCCTCGCAGAGCCACGGCGAGCAGAACatgttccagcagcagcagcagcagcaacagcagcagcaccaccatcaacaGCAACCCCCCAAGTCGTCCTCCGGTGCGGGCTCATCGTCCTCCTCTTCCACGTCCTCGTCGACCAATGGAAGCGGTGGCAATGGGAGCAGCGCTAACGGAGGAGCAGCCGGGCCGGCCACCAACGGTACCAACGGGctgatcagcagcagcagcagcagcagcaccactagCAGCgtcgccagcagcaccagcagcagcgtcagcaATCAGTCCGACTCGGACGAAGAGCACGCGACGGTGGGCAATGGTACGGCCGCCACTTCAACGACCGGCCCCGGCTCGTCTAACGGCAACGGGTACCATCCGCTGCCCTTGTCGCATCCGGACAGCAAGCTGCCGCTGATTGCCACCCATCCACCCCAGCAGAGCCCCCCGCTCACGCCGATCTCGAAGGAAACGCAGCATCTCGgccagctgcagctgctcgACACGAAAACGCTCCAGTATCCGGTATCGTCCCTGCTGAACGGTTCGTCCAGCAACGGTGGCAGCAATGGGGGCAGCTCGCGTGAACGTGAACCCTCGTCCTCGAGTGCAGCAGCCACCGCTGCGGCCGTGGCCGCGGCCGTGCTCGGCCTGAAGGGAGCCGCCTCGAACGGTGGCGGTTCGTCCGGCTCGTCCGGGTCCGGCTCAGCGCCCAGCACGCCCGGCGCATTCCTGCCCGTTAAGCGCGAGTTCTTCCCCGACAGTCCGGAACCCAATACGA ACGGCCGCCTGCTGTGGGACTTcttgcagcagctgctgaaCGATCCGAGCCAGCGATACAGCAGCTACATCGCGTGGAAGTGCCGCGACACGGGCGTGTTCAAGATCGTCGACCCGGCCGGGCTGGCCAAGCTGTGGGGCAAGCAGAAGAACCACCTGTCGATGAACTACGACAAGATGTCGCGCGCGCTGCGCTACTACTATCGCGTCAACATACTCCGGAAGGTGCAGGGTGAGCGGCACTGCTACCA ATTCCTCCGCAATCCGACGGAGCTGAAGAGCATCAAGAACATCTCGCTGCTGCGCCAAACGATGGCCGCTAGCCAGGCAGCCgcggcagccgccgccgcccaaTCGAACGGgaacggtggtggcggtgccaGCGAGCGCAACGGCGACCGGGGAGCGTCCTCGGTCGTCGGCAATGGTTCGGCCAGCaacggtggcagcagcaacaacccgCTCATGTCGCTGCTCCCGAACGGAGCGAACATTCACCATCTGGCTGCGGCGGCTGCGGCCGCTGCCGCCTCCCAGAACGGACCACTCTCGCCATCGTCCTCGTCCCCGTCCTCGTCGCCATCGGCcctgcaccatcaccatcatcatctgcagcagcagcatcaggcGGCCGCCGCGGCCGCCGCTGCAGCCGCCGCTATCCATTCGCACCATCTCGCAGTACAAAATGGGGCCGCCGGGGGAGCGGGCGGCGGGCCGCACCAGCGCAACATCAAGATGGAAACCGACCTGGACGACCTCAAGCCGACCGATCTCAGCACGAACGATCGCAAGTTTAGCTACGGATCGCCCGTCAACGGAACGGACTGCTACCC ACTAATTCGTAATGCCAACGGACTGACAACGATTCAGCTGCTgaggcaacagcagcagcagcagcaacagtcggAAGCTGGTTCGCCTCCGTCCTCGCCAACACCCCTGTCGATCAACTCGCAGTCGCTGCACACGATCAGCAGCAACCTGCACCatctgcaccagcagcagcttcaggcGCAGGCAGCGGCTGCGGCAGCGATTGCGGCAGCGGCCGAAGCCCGCCACCAGCAGGACGCCgcagaacagcagcagcagcagcaggaccaTCCCCTTCACCACCAGTCGTCATCGTCGCCGCATcaccagcaccaacaccaccaccacccggcaCGGAACGGTagccgaagcagcagcacgagcGGTGCGAGCGACCACGACCACCGGGAACCGCACGATCGCGACCGTGATACGCCCTCACCCGCCAACAGTGAGTCGTCcgcgcaccagcagcagtcgcaacagcagcatcaccacAGCATGCACGTGAAAAGCGACGACGACAGCATGATGCCGACGGATCTGAGCAAATCCGAGCCGATGTACTACAAGTAA
- the LOC121597793 gene encoding uncharacterized protein LOC121597793 isoform X2, with translation MPNTLKSNAIVWHHFSKDPQEKRGKCLHCGQLISYEKSTLSNLRRHLYRKHEEVLRHERDTDTFESVPVHYVWEHFIKQPEEKAKCVYCYSVLGCPKNVVGNLIRHLKSRHPSLVLEQQRGQEALFEEVSRTQYHAESIEDSLGTSTSLQELELELDADLFSAEVHQIDGTNLPSSVKIELVHPDTESCPDDADQEVIEEEIINESQQEINCEDMDASSQYEEHVHHPDEMLSPQTMEESIVRTSTLPGENKELELNESPRRQDNFFSIGMKDISMKTAIYATNVAMELEGLPLRQRIFAQKLIADVMFHAKLDNLTEYAMILGKVNRPFDV, from the exons ATGCCCAATACCCTCAAATCCAATGCCATCGTGTGGCACCACTTCAGCAAAGATCCGCAGGAGAAACGGGGCAAATGTTTGCACTGCGGTCAGCTGATAAGTTACGAAAAGTCGACCCTATCGAACCTGCGCCGGCATTTGTATAGGAAGCATGAGGAAGTGTTGCGACACGAGCGCGATACGGATACG TTCGAGAGCGTACCGGTACACTACGTGTGGGAACACTTTATCAAGCAGCCGGAGGAAAAGGCCAAATGCGTTTACTGCTACTCCGTGCTGGGCTGCCCGAAGAACGTGGTGGGCAATTTAATACGCCACCTAAAGTCACGCCATCCCTCGCTGGTGCTGGAGCAGCAACGCGGACAGGAGGCGCTGTTTGAGGAAGTGTCCCGCACCCAATACCATGCCGAATCGATCGAAGATTCGTTAGGCACCAGCACCTCGCTGCAAGAGCTGGAGCTCGAACTGGATGCTGATCTCTTCTCGGCCGAAGTGCACCAGATCGATGGGACCAATCTGCCTTCATCGGTTAAGATTGAG CTCGTGCATCCAGATACCGAATCCTGTCCCGATGACGCAGATCAGGAAGTGATCGAGGAGGAGATTATAAACGAATCACAGCAGGAGATCAATTGTGAGGATATGGATGCTTCCAGCCAGTATGAGGAGCATGTTCACCACCCGGACGAAATGCTTTCCCCCCAGACGATGGAAGAATCGATCGTACGCACCAGCACGTTGCCCGGGGAAAACAAGGAGCTGGAGCTGAATGAATCCCCGCGGCGGCAGGACAACTTCTTCTCCATTGGTATGAAAGACATCAGCATGAAGACGGCCATCTACGCCACGAACGTTGCCATGGAGCTGGAGGGTTTGCCGCTGCGGCAGCGGATCTTTGCGCAAAAGCTGATCGCGGATGTGATGTTTCACGCCAAGCTGGACAACCTGACGGAGTACGCGATGATACTGGGGAAGGTCAATCGGCCATTCGATGTTTAA
- the LOC121595299 gene encoding ets DNA-binding protein pokkuri isoform X1: MKLLPIPLSPLNAPPPLGLWNSELLWRYPPAPPSPLADLKTQLPPQLNTDPRIWGRDEVVVFLRFCEREFDLPKFDLDLFQMNGKALCVLTKNDLAERSPGAGDVLHNVLQMLIRDAQTLHRHLPSSPVTPTGRYPLSPHSHPPTPNWSALAPPDSPFFHSSHLQQFMAASNSVTLSPAPSIDSQAGSPPSQSHGEQNMFQQQQQQQQQQHHHQQQPPKSSSGAGSSSSSSTSSSTNGSGGNGSSANGGAAGPATNGTNGLISSSSSSSTTSSVASSTSSSVSNQSDSDEEHATVGNGTAATSTTGPGSSNGNGYHPLPLSHPDSKLPLIATHPPQQSPPLTPISKETQHLGQLQLLDTKTLQYPVSSLLNGSSSNGGSNGGSSREREPSSSSAAATAAAVAAAVLGLKGAASNGGGSSGSSGSGSAPSTPGAFLPVKREFFPDSPEPNTISSGSLSDGRLLWDFLQQLLNDPSQRYSSYIAWKCRDTGVFKIVDPAGLAKLWGKQKNHLSMNYDKMSRALRYYYRVNILRKVQGERHCYQFLRNPTELKSIKNISLLRQTMAASQAAAAAAAAQSNGNGGGGASERNGDRGASSVVGNGSASNGGSSNNPLMSLLPNGANIHHLAAAAAAAAASQNGPLSPSSSSPSSSPSALHHHHHHLQQQHQAAAAAAAAAAAIHSHHLAVQNGAAGGAGGGPHQRNIKMETDLDDLKPTDLSTNDRKFSYGSPVNGTDCYPLIRNANGLTTIQLLRQQQQQQQQSEAGSPPSSPTPLSINSQSLHTISSNLHHLHQQQLQAQAAAAAAIAAAAEARHQQDAAEQQQQQQDHPLHHQSSSSPHHQHQHHHHPARNGSRSSSTSGASDHDHREPHDRDRDTPSPANSESSAHQQQSQQQHHHSMHVKSDDDSMMPTDLSKSEPMYYK; encoded by the exons ATGAAGCTACTACCGATCCCGCTCTCCCCGCTCAACGCCCCGCCGCCCCTGGGGCTGTGGAACTCAGAGCTACTCTGGCGCTACCCGCCCGCTCCGCCCAGCCCGCTGGCCGACCTGAAGACACAGCTCCCGCCCCAGCTCAACACAGACCCGCGCATCTGGGGCCGCGATGAGGTGGTCGTCTTTCTGCGCTTCTGCGAGCGCGAGTTCGACCTGCCCAAGTTCGATCTCGACCTGTTCCAGATGAACGGCAAGGCACTGTGCGTGCTGACCAAGAACGATCTGGCCGAGCGCAGCCCGGGCGCCGGCGACGTCCTGCACAACGTGCTGCAGATGCTGATCCGCGACGCCCAGACGCTGCACCGCCATCTGCCGAGCAGTCCGGTCACGCCGACCGGCCGCTACCCGCTGTCGCCCCACAGCCACCCGCCCACGCCGAACTGGAGTGCGCTGGCCCCGCCGGACAGCCCGTTCTTTCACAGCTCGCACCTGCAGCAGTTTATGGCGGCGTCGAACTCGGTCACACTCAGCCCAGCGCCGTCGATCGATTCGCAGGCCGGCAGCCCACCCTCGCAGAGCCACGGCGAGCAGAACatgttccagcagcagcagcagcagcaacagcagcagcaccaccatcaacaGCAACCCCCCAAGTCGTCCTCCGGTGCGGGCTCATCGTCCTCCTCTTCCACGTCCTCGTCGACCAATGGAAGCGGTGGCAATGGGAGCAGCGCTAACGGAGGAGCAGCCGGGCCGGCCACCAACGGTACCAACGGGctgatcagcagcagcagcagcagcagcaccactagCAGCgtcgccagcagcaccagcagcagcgtcagcaATCAGTCCGACTCGGACGAAGAGCACGCGACGGTGGGCAATGGTACGGCCGCCACTTCAACGACCGGCCCCGGCTCGTCTAACGGCAACGGGTACCATCCGCTGCCCTTGTCGCATCCGGACAGCAAGCTGCCGCTGATTGCCACCCATCCACCCCAGCAGAGCCCCCCGCTCACGCCGATCTCGAAGGAAACGCAGCATCTCGgccagctgcagctgctcgACACGAAAACGCTCCAGTATCCGGTATCGTCCCTGCTGAACGGTTCGTCCAGCAACGGTGGCAGCAATGGGGGCAGCTCGCGTGAACGTGAACCCTCGTCCTCGAGTGCAGCAGCCACCGCTGCGGCCGTGGCCGCGGCCGTGCTCGGCCTGAAGGGAGCCGCCTCGAACGGTGGCGGTTCGTCCGGCTCGTCCGGGTCCGGCTCAGCGCCCAGCACGCCCGGCGCATTCCTGCCCGTTAAGCGCGAGTTCTTCCCCGACAGTCCGGAACCCAATACGA TTTCGTCCGGTTCGCTTTCAGACGGCCGCCTGCTGTGGGACTTcttgcagcagctgctgaaCGATCCGAGCCAGCGATACAGCAGCTACATCGCGTGGAAGTGCCGCGACACGGGCGTGTTCAAGATCGTCGACCCGGCCGGGCTGGCCAAGCTGTGGGGCAAGCAGAAGAACCACCTGTCGATGAACTACGACAAGATGTCGCGCGCGCTGCGCTACTACTATCGCGTCAACATACTCCGGAAGGTGCAGGGTGAGCGGCACTGCTACCA ATTCCTCCGCAATCCGACGGAGCTGAAGAGCATCAAGAACATCTCGCTGCTGCGCCAAACGATGGCCGCTAGCCAGGCAGCCgcggcagccgccgccgcccaaTCGAACGGgaacggtggtggcggtgccaGCGAGCGCAACGGCGACCGGGGAGCGTCCTCGGTCGTCGGCAATGGTTCGGCCAGCaacggtggcagcagcaacaacccgCTCATGTCGCTGCTCCCGAACGGAGCGAACATTCACCATCTGGCTGCGGCGGCTGCGGCCGCTGCCGCCTCCCAGAACGGACCACTCTCGCCATCGTCCTCGTCCCCGTCCTCGTCGCCATCGGCcctgcaccatcaccatcatcatctgcagcagcagcatcaggcGGCCGCCGCGGCCGCCGCTGCAGCCGCCGCTATCCATTCGCACCATCTCGCAGTACAAAATGGGGCCGCCGGGGGAGCGGGCGGCGGGCCGCACCAGCGCAACATCAAGATGGAAACCGACCTGGACGACCTCAAGCCGACCGATCTCAGCACGAACGATCGCAAGTTTAGCTACGGATCGCCCGTCAACGGAACGGACTGCTACCC ACTAATTCGTAATGCCAACGGACTGACAACGATTCAGCTGCTgaggcaacagcagcagcagcagcaacagtcggAAGCTGGTTCGCCTCCGTCCTCGCCAACACCCCTGTCGATCAACTCGCAGTCGCTGCACACGATCAGCAGCAACCTGCACCatctgcaccagcagcagcttcaggcGCAGGCAGCGGCTGCGGCAGCGATTGCGGCAGCGGCCGAAGCCCGCCACCAGCAGGACGCCgcagaacagcagcagcagcagcaggaccaTCCCCTTCACCACCAGTCGTCATCGTCGCCGCATcaccagcaccaacaccaccaccacccggcaCGGAACGGTagccgaagcagcagcacgagcGGTGCGAGCGACCACGACCACCGGGAACCGCACGATCGCGACCGTGATACGCCCTCACCCGCCAACAGTGAGTCGTCcgcgcaccagcagcagtcgcaacagcagcatcaccacAGCATGCACGTGAAAAGCGACGACGACAGCATGATGCCGACGGATCTGAGCAAATCCGAGCCGATGTACTACAAGTAA
- the LOC121597785 gene encoding zinc finger protein 345-like, translating into MRPKHCRICYKPDNDDLISVRLKQDDVSIEEMILSLTGISVTCDRRLPQNICLDCLDRLKVAYGLRQQCIRTNDWLCEELLESKTDVKVQCKAETTDAPHSKEPSEVDNGDEEMVPKAIAIEVSDLPGEENGQASSNERGQSDHSDDECNASHDNIDGQTESETAECLEMVEELEEEASSLQQLEIEIDTGENECDTKEVYLLSESSSSEEELRIEMIPSEESTVDVEMDLDDVTTEEQNDEEWEQQTTENSPQQAQTTNLQRAMCRISEPNLHTLSVEQGYSIVELRHHRCCCCTDFFPSEEELSEHLQRRGSSADAKSQPDPTARYVCEYCGKQFKLWLVYICHKRLREQRQFYQCQLCLVLLDSATRMISHMLMSEQHANYFKLPRESIADRYTSIALPGERCCCCKKYFDRSEKRLEHVQLAHRSSAHDAASNLPYVCDACGRKFRSKERLNDHLQYTVDVRQHYCKQCDFQTFNPRRMELHLYSGIHREMGLPAAIELKPLKNSLPKGGRLQYCCFQGCGKPFPHQEALQQHIQAEHLQTLADQKAEAGRISRVINPEHCHECINCGVIFKSASALHAHQTTATQRNRQAYVCSVCGVRKRTRTDLAVHERAAHTGERPFACEHCDKTFASKKTLASHRLCHTPGQYACELCGGKFNRKEHLTRHTLLKHGTATIPCEVCGKMFKTRATLTNHMVSHTGEKRFQCRMEGCDKRYGTVGDRRRHEMSVHTQERPHPCVYCDATFVRKRQLTIHERRHRGEKPFVCPDCGKDFIDGYPLRVHRRGGCKGKL; encoded by the exons ATGCGTCCCAAGCACTGTCGAATATGTTACAAACCGGATAACGACGATCTGATCTCGGTGCGGCTAAAGCAGGACGATGTTTCCATCGAGGAGATGATTCTGTCCCTCACCGGCATCTCCGTGACGTGCGATCGTCGTTTGCCGCAAAACATTTGCCTCGATTGCTTGGATCGGTTGAAGGTGGCGTACGGGCTTCGGCAGCAGTGCATCCGGACGAACGATTGGCTGTGCGAGGAGCTGTTAGA atCCAAAACGGATGTTAAGGTGCAATGTAAAGCAGAAACGACAGATGCACCTCACTCCAAAGAACCGTCAGAGGTGGATAATGGAGATGAAGAAATGGTACCGAAAGCGATCGCCATTGAAGTCTCCGATTTACCTGGAGAAGAAAATGGACAAGCATCAAGTAATGAGCGTGGGCAGTCAGACCATAGCGATGACGAGTGTAACGCTTCTCACGATAATATCGATGGACAAACGGAAAGCGAAACTGCAGAATGTCTCGAAATGGTGGAAGAACTTGAAGAAGAAGCATCTTCTCTCCAGCAGCTTGAGATAGAGATTGATACCGGAGAAAACGAATGCGATACAAAAGAGGTCTACCTGCTGTCAGAATCAAGCTCCAGCGAGGAAGAACTGAGGATAGAAATGATTCCAAGCGAAGAATCGACCGTTGACGTCGAGATGGATTTAGACGATGTTACTACCGAAGAGCAGAACGATGAGGAGTGGGAGCAACAAACGACTGAAAACTCGCCCCAGCAAGCACAAACAACGAATCTACAGCGAGCAATGTGTCGTATTTCGGAGCCCAATTTACACACACTCTCAGTGGAACAGGGATACTCCATCGTGGAACTGCGCCAtcaccgttgctgctgctgtacggaTTTTTTCCCCTCCGAGGAAGAGCTCAGCGAGCATTTGCAGAGACGGGGAAGTAGCGCGGATGCAAAGAGTCAACCCGACCCTACCGCCCGGTACGTTTGTGAGTACTGTGGCAAACAGTTTAAGCTTTGGTTGGTCTACATCTGCCACAAGCGTTTGCGAGAACAGCGTCAGTTTTACCAATGCCAACTGTGCCTCGTGCTGCTCGACTCGGCCACGCGCATGATATCGCACATGCTCATGTCGGAACAGCACGCAAACTATTTCAAACTACCGCGGGAAAGTATCGCAGATCGGTATACATCGATCGCACTGCCCGGGgaacgttgctgctgctgtaagaAGTATTTCGATCGGAGCGAAAAACGGCTCGAGCACGTGCAGCTTGCGCATCGCTCAAGTGCGCACGATGCGGCGAGCAATCTACCCTACGTTTGCGATGCGTGTGGTCGAAAATTTAGAAGTAAGGAGCGGCTGAACGACCATCTCCAGTACACGGTGGACGTTAGGCAGCATTACTGCAAGCAGTGCGACTTTCAAACGTTCAACCCGAGACGCATGGAGCTGCACCTGTACAGTGGCATTCATCGGGAAATGGGGCTGCCGGCGGCAATCGAGCTAAAGCCTCTCAAAAACAGCTTACCGAAGGGAGGCCGGTTGCAGTACTGTTGCTTCCAGGGATGTGGCAAACCATTCCCCCACCAGGAAGCGTTGCAGCAACACATTCAAGCGGAACATCTGCAAACGCTAGCGGACCAGAAGGCTGAAGCGGGCCGCATTAGCAGGGTGATAAATCCGGAACATTGTCACGAATGCATCAATTGCGGTGTAATATTTAAAAGTGCGTCTGCGCTGCACGCCCACCAAACGACCGCAACGCAACGCAACCGCCAAGCGTACGTCTGCTCCGTGTGTGGTGTGCGCAAGCGAACCCGCACCGATCTGGCCGTGCACGAGCGGGCGGCACACACCGGCGAACGACCCTTCGCGTGCGAACACTGCGACAAAACGTTTGCGTCGAAGAAAACGCTCGCATCGCACCGGCTCTGCCACACGCCCGGACAGTATGCGTGCGAACTGTGCGGGGGGAAGTTCAACCGCAAGGAGCATCTGACCCGCCATACCCTGCTGAAGCACGGGACGGCCACCATTCCGTGCGAGGTGTGCgggaaaatgtttaaaacccGCGCCACGCTAACCAACCACATGGTGTCGCATACGGGCGAGAAGCGGTTCCAGTGCCGGATGGAGGGGTGCGACAAGCGGTACGGGACGGTGGGCGATCGGCGCCGGCACGAGATGTCGGTCCACACGCAGGAACGGCCCCATCCGTGCGTGTACTGCGACGCAACGTTCGTGCGGAAGCGCCAGCTGACGATACACGAGCGGCGGCACAGGGGCGAGAAGCCGTTCGTGTGTCCGGACTGTGGGAAGGACTTCATCGATGGGTATCCGCTGCGGGTGCACCGACGGGGCGGGTGTAAGGGCAAGCTCTGA